In Sulfolobales archaeon, the sequence TTCTCTACCTATTATACCATCAATAAAGCCTTCAAGAGCAGCCTTTAAACCTCGTAACCCTTTACTATTCATTCCAACATATGCATAATATCCAACATATATTGGAAGTGAGATTAGAAAGGTAATCTTATGAGGAAATGCCTCTAGATCTAATTCATGATATATTTTAGACCTTACAGCGTAATAAACTCTCATTTCATTATACCTCTTTATACCTTCCGACAAATCAACGTCATGATAAACCCTAGCCGAG encodes:
- a CDS encoding glycosyltransferase family 2 protein — translated: SARVYHDVDLSEGIKRYNEMRVYYAVRSKIYHELDLEAFPHKITFLISLPIYVGYYAYVGMNSKGLRGLKAALEGFIDGIIGREGLKYI